One Burkholderia cepacia genomic window carries:
- a CDS encoding NADPH-dependent FMN reductase — protein sequence MAHRIAVIVGSLRRASWNRALAHAVISLAPADFSFEFVEIGELPLYSQDYDADFPEVAKRFKQSIEAADALLFFTPEYNRSIPGVLKNALDWGSRPWGSNSWSGKPGAVLGTSPGATGTALAQQHLRNVLAYLDVKTLGQPEMFIKHDPARIDDQGQIVSEDTRKFLQGFVDRYAAWVRLNKGA from the coding sequence ATGGCACATCGCATTGCGGTCATCGTCGGCAGCCTGCGTCGCGCTTCGTGGAACCGCGCGCTCGCGCACGCCGTGATCTCGCTCGCCCCCGCCGATTTCTCGTTCGAGTTCGTCGAGATCGGCGAATTGCCGCTGTACAGCCAGGACTACGACGCGGATTTCCCGGAAGTCGCGAAGCGCTTCAAGCAGTCGATCGAAGCCGCCGATGCGCTGCTGTTCTTCACGCCCGAGTACAACCGCTCGATTCCGGGCGTGCTCAAGAATGCGCTCGACTGGGGCTCGCGCCCGTGGGGTTCCAATTCGTGGTCGGGCAAGCCGGGTGCGGTGCTCGGCACGTCGCCGGGCGCGACGGGCACCGCGCTCGCGCAGCAGCACCTGCGCAACGTGCTCGCGTATCTCGACGTGAAGACCCTCGGGCAACCCGAGATGTTCATCAAGCACGATCCGGCACGCATCGACGATCAGGGCCAGATCGTCAGCGAAGACACCCGCAAGTTCCTGCAGGGCTTCGTCGAT
- a CDS encoding zf-HC2 domain-containing protein, which yields MLPGKCTDVTRLLSDALDRRLTVHERVQVRVHLPTCSGCRQYREQIALLRAAAKAAAGQGDEEA from the coding sequence ATGCTGCCGGGGAAATGTACTGACGTGACGCGACTGCTGTCGGATGCGCTCGACCGGCGCCTGACGGTCCACGAGCGCGTGCAGGTGCGCGTGCATTTGCCGACCTGCAGCGGCTGCCGGCAATACCGTGAGCAGATCGCGCTGCTGCGCGCGGCGGCGAAGGCCGCGGCGGGGCAGGGGGACGAGGAGGCGTGA
- a CDS encoding RNA polymerase factor sigma-70: protein MPSAYDDPAYLAQLRHDLLRFARLQLRDADAAEDAVQEALAAAWSHAGDFAGLSAHKTWVFGILRNKLIDVLRARQRTVSLSALDAELDGESALDRELFKENGHWAAHAKPRPWPRPETLLQQQQFWTLFQTCLDHLPEQIGRVFMMREFLDVEITDICSELTLTTNHCSVLLYRARTRLRTCLSEKGLTTEDAAGEMY from the coding sequence ATGCCGTCCGCTTACGACGATCCCGCCTATCTCGCGCAACTGCGGCACGACCTGCTGCGCTTCGCGCGACTCCAGCTCCGCGATGCCGACGCGGCCGAAGACGCCGTGCAGGAAGCGCTCGCCGCCGCGTGGTCGCATGCGGGCGATTTCGCCGGGCTGTCGGCCCACAAGACCTGGGTGTTCGGCATCCTGCGCAACAAGCTGATCGACGTGCTGCGCGCGCGGCAGCGCACGGTGAGCTTGTCGGCACTCGATGCCGAGCTCGACGGGGAATCGGCGCTCGATCGCGAGCTGTTCAAGGAAAACGGGCACTGGGCCGCGCATGCGAAGCCGCGACCGTGGCCGAGACCGGAAACGCTGTTGCAGCAGCAGCAGTTCTGGACGCTGTTCCAGACCTGCCTCGATCACCTGCCGGAGCAGATCGGGCGCGTGTTCATGATGCGCGAATTCCTCGACGTGGAAATTACGGACATCTGCAGCGAATTGACGCTGACGACGAATCATTGCAGCGTGCTGCTGTATCGGGCGCGCACGCGCCTGCGAACCTGCCTCAGTGAAAAAGGACTGACGACCGAAGATGCTGCCGGGGAAATGTACTGA